From the Oncorhynchus nerka isolate Pitt River linkage group LG20, Oner_Uvic_2.0, whole genome shotgun sequence genome, one window contains:
- the LOC115103002 gene encoding LOW QUALITY PROTEIN: aquaporin-4-like (The sequence of the model RefSeq protein was modified relative to this genomic sequence to represent the inferred CDS: deleted 3 bases in 2 codons), translated as MVAFKGIWTKDFWRAVSAEYLASLIFVLISLGSTINWASESDNPPPQTPADLVLISLCFGLAIATMVQCFGHVSGSHVNPAVRVAMVVTRKLSLAKGVFYLAAQCLGAITGAGLLYLVTPVSVRGGLGVTLVNPNLNMGQALLVELLITFELVFTVFATCDPKRSDLNGSAALAIGVAVAVGHLFEIPYTGASMKPARSFGPAVATMNFENHWVYWVGPILGGIMVGALYEYLFCPDPELKRMLRDVFQKDPASRKYREVEGNGVYQGEPDDLITKPPSIHHIDLEKGEKKDIFRDLTGEVLSSV; from the exons ATGGTGGCGTTCAAAGGAATCTGGACCAAGGACTTCTGGAGAGCTGTGTCAGCCGAGTACCTAGCTTCCCTGATCTTCGTCCTCATCAGCCTGGGCTCCACCATCAACTGGGCATCCGAGTCGGACAACCCT CCCCCGCAGACCCCCGCAGACCTGGTCCTCATCTCGCTGTGCTTTGGCCTGGCCATCGCCACCATGGTGCAATGCTTCGGACACGTCAGTGGCAGTCACGTCAACCCGGCGGTCAGAGTGGCCATGGTGGTGACCAGGAAGCTGAGCCTGGCCAAGGGTGTCTTCTACCTGGCTGCCCAGTGCCTGGGGGCGATCACCGGGGCAGGGCTCCTCTACCTGGTGACACCAGTGTCTGTCAGAGGGGGCCTTGGAGTGACTCTG GTGAACCCTAACCTCAACATGGGCCAAGCCCTGTTAGTGGAGCTGCTGATCACCTTCGAGCTGGTCTTCACCGTGTTCGCCACCTGCGACCCCAAACGCTCTGACCTTAACGGCTCGGCTGCCCTCGCCATTGGAGTCGCTGTAGCCGTCGGCCATCTGTTCGAG ATCCCATACACAGGAGCCAGTATGAAACCCGCTCGCTCCTTTGGGCCTGCAGTCGCCACCATGAATTTTGAAAACCACTGG GTGTACTGGGTTGGTCCAATCCTGGGTGGCATCATGGTCGGC GCCCTCTATGAATACCTGTTCTGCCCGGACCCCGAGCTGAAGAGGATGCTCCGGGACGTCTTCCAGAAGGATCCAGCATCGAGGAAGTACAGGGAGGTGGAGGGCAACGGCGTGTACCAGGGGGAACCAGATGACCTGATCACCAAGCCACCGTCCATCCACCACATCGACCTGGAGAAGGGGGAAAAGAAGGATATTTTCCGGGACTTGACAGGCGAGGTGCTGTCATCCGTATGA